Below is a genomic region from Besnoitia besnoiti strain Bb-Ger1 apicoplast, complete sequence, whole genome shotgun sequence.
AAGTTGTTTTAAAATTTTTCTTAAAGATAAAGTTTGTTGAAATTTTTTTATAATATAATAAAAAAAATAATTTATAGAAGAAAAAGGATTTTTTAATATTAAAAAATTAATATATATATAATATTTATATGTAGATTTATTTATTTTATTTATTTTTTTAGAAATTTTTTTAATAGTTTGAAGCCCTTTTAAAAAAATTTTAAATTTTAAAAAATAATTATAAAAATAAAAAATACAATTTATATTTAATTGAAATTTATATTTATTATTTAAAGAAAAAAAATTAAAATTATTTAATAAAATTTTATGTTTAAAATAATTTAAATAACTAATAAACTGAATAGTATTAAAAAAATAATATACCCAATTTAAATTATTTAAATATATTGTCCATAAATTATTATATTTTGAATAAAGTTTAGAATAAAAAATTAATGAATTAACACGTTGTCCAAACATTTTTATTTAATAAAATAATTATATAATTTGATATCCTATATTTAACAAAAATATTGTAAAGAACGACCTATTTTCTCTTTCGTAATATTAATAGTTACAAAAGATTTACCAGTATATAATTCTATT
It encodes:
- a CDS encoding putative ribosomal protein S3 (encoded by transcript BESB_086510) is translated as MFGQRVNSLIFYSKLYSKYNNLWTIYLNNLNWVYYFFNTIQFISYLNYFKHKILLNNFNFFSLNNKYKFQLNINCIFYFYNYFLKFKIFLKGLQTIKKISKKINKINKSTYKYYIYINFLILKNPFSSINYFFYYIIKKFQQTLSLRKILKQLSLLILNIKKTHIKGIKILISGKINGVAIAKKETCNYGLNYFNKYIYNIKYNVFYLKTKFGVLGFKFWIFLI